The Kwoniella dendrophila CBS 6074 chromosome 3, complete sequence genome contains a region encoding:
- a CDS encoding DNA ligase D, 3'-phosphoesterase domain-containing protein — protein MWTLHLLNKKKISVDSGVTSNEGEQTRKQEQDTNVISVSNDNQQAVSSEMEIPVRNIHTEQEEQEKTNGIADTTIHHSAGVEGEEERIGIWGFTRSEIERFPALRKRNFWCIQRHSATAMHYDLRMQVDDGTVSWAVPKGLIGISKKGESSRLAVETTIHPISYTTYEGSDGRKFSGGRKGGTLLWDIGEYTITRPSSSIDSTSDEERPTKRRKRRSAHVDQNPAEEGSDDVDGKYQEDLFRQALYRRVGYGRSQSIHFILHSGRKMTNHHFILILAASSRHTFSASGQIKKTWFLKLPKEIDEYPWDKGGEEGDFWGRSVKTSRALKEVTEGHKKRPERWEKEEERFKDWFGNED, from the exons ATGTGGActcttcaccttctcaacaagaagaagatctcGGTTGATTCAGGCGTTACATCCAACGAAGGTGAACAGACGCGTAAACAGGAGCAAGATACAAATGTAATCTCCGTTAGTAATGATAATCAGCAAGCGGTATCATCTGAGATGGAAATTCCAGTACGGAATATCCATACAGAGCAGGAGGAGCAGGAGAAGACGAATGGTATAGCAGATACAACAATTCATCATTCAGCTGGAGTTGAAGGGGAGGAAGAGAGAATTGGTATTTGGGGATTCACCCGATCTGAAATTGAGCGATTTCCAGCattaagaaaaagaaatttttgGTGTATACAAAGACATTCAGCGACTG CGATGCATTACGATTTACGAATGCAGGTAGATGATGGAACTGTTAGTTGGGCTGTACCGAAAGGTCTTATAG GCATTTCGAAAAAGGGTGAATCTAGTAGATTAGCAGTTGAAACCACTATACATCCTATAAGTTATACTACTTACGAAG GATCGGATGGGCGAA AATTCTCAGGTGGGAGAAAAGGTGGAACGT TGCTTTGGGATATAGGCGAATATACTATAACTAGACCCTCTTCGTCAATCGATTCTACTTCCGACGAAGAAAGACCTACAAAACGCAGAAAAAGACGATCAGCTCATGTTGATCAGAACCCTGCTGAAGAGGGAAGTGATGACGT AGATGGAAAATATCAGGAAGACTTATTTCGTCAAGCTTTATATAGAAGGGTTGGATATGGTAGAAGTCAGAGTATACATTTTATCTTACACAGTGGGaggaaa ATGACGAATCATC ATTTCATCCTGATcttagcagcttcttcaagacATACATTCTCTGCTTCGGGTCAAATTAAGAAAACTTGGTTTCTGAAGttacctaaagaaattgaCGAGTATCCATGggataaaggtggtgaagaaggtgatttttgGGGTAGAAGTGTTAAAA CCAGCCGAGCCCTCAAAGAAGTTACAGAAGGACACAAGAAAAGACCAGAGAGGtgggaaaaggaagaagaacgaTTCAAAGATTGGTTTGGTAATGAAGATTGA